A DNA window from Camelina sativa cultivar DH55 chromosome 17, Cs, whole genome shotgun sequence contains the following coding sequences:
- the LOC104756460 gene encoding uncharacterized protein LOC104756460 — MGICVSFNKKNPDTSPTVKIVTVNGDLREYNVPVVASQVLEAESAAASSSSSSSRPSSYFICDSDSLYYDEHIPAIESETPLQADQIYFVLPVSKRQNRLTASDMAALAVKASVAIQNSVGKESRRRKKVRISPVMMLTGSNESGNETTVKKGSGSRSVVSKTAPFKGSGGFNRSGSVRNLRRYTSKRAKLAVRSFRLKLSTIYEGSVV, encoded by the coding sequence ATGGGAATATGTGTATCGTTCAATAAGAAAAACCCAGATACTTCGCCGACGGTGAAGATCGTAACAGTTAACGGCGATCTACGTGAGTACAATGTTCCGGTGGTAGCATCTCAGGTTCTTGAAGCCGAGTCAGCAGCAgcttcgtcgtcttcgtcttcctctAGACCTTCTTCTTACTTCATCTGCGACTCCGACTCTCTCTACTACGACGAACACATCCCGGCGATAGAATCCGAAACGCCGCTTCAGGCCGACCAGATCTACTTCGTCTTACCGGTTTCTAAACGTCAGAACCGTTTAACGGCGTCCGATATGGCGGCTCTCGCCGTTAAAGCAAGCGTCGCGATACAAAACTCCGTCGGGAAAGAATCACGTCGGCGGAAGAAGGTTAGAATCTCTCCGGTTATGATGTTGACGGGTTCTAACGAGTCCGGGAATGAGACGACGGTTAAGAAGGGATCAGGATCACGGTCGGTTGTGAGTAAAACTGCGCCGTTTAAAGGTTCGGGTGGTTTTAACCGGTCCGGTTCGGTTCGTAATTTGAGGAGATATACTTCGAAACGAGCTAAGCTTGCGGTTCGATCCTTTAGGTTGAAGCTTTCAACCATCTATGAAGGCTCCGTCGTTTAG